The window cggacctgattttcctgaaaccctgtgggagaataatatattagcgaggcatatttgctgctctcaagattcgaacataggaccttctactctgataccatgtcaaataaccatttactccaaaagcttaagctgtcaacGTTTATCAAGGgaatttatcacttcaacaccaaGAACTAGTCATTCCTGTTTTCCTTAAAATCCACATATAAATTACAatccattttttatattttattccgTTTGCATAGTGTATCATCTCTGAGTAAGAATTCAAATCATTCTTATTTGAattcaaatcaatggtctggatcatccaatcaTGGCCCCACTTATAAGGATAGGGAGGATCAGGACCCTACAATTCCAGTTTGATTTTGTAGTTTCAAGAACTAGTCATTCCTGTTTTCCTTAATAATCCAAATATAAATTACAATCAATTTGTTATTTTTATTCAATTTGCATATTGTCTCATATCTGAGTTagaatcaatggtctggatcatcaaacccTAAACCCCACTCATAAGGATAGGGAGGATCAGGACCCTATAATTCCAGTTTGGTTTTGTAGTTTCAAGAACTAGTCATTCCTGATTTCCTTAAAATCCACATAAATTACAATTGATTCTTTTATATTTTATTCAATTGGGATATTTGTCTCATTGTCTGAGTAAGACTTCAATCCATTCTGATGAGATTTTCTTTTTGGTGGGGTTGAATCAAGTCAGATTTCAGGAGATAGTCCCTCTCAATGCCGGGAATGTGCTCGTTATGGAAGACAACGAACCTGCAGCGAGATGGCTGTCTTTGATCAACCAAACACTCAACAAATCCCATTCCATCAAAGACCCAAACAGCTCAAACATCCCATCTAACTACACTGCCTCCTTTTCCTCCCAAGCTTCAAGCACAAGACCATTGCTCTCTAACAAGGAGTTGAAAAGATCTAGCGGTCTACAATTCTTCCACAAGCCTTCTCTCAAAACAGTCAGTCAGAATTTCAGGACAGTGGAGGGGAGGCAGCTCAAGACATGTAACTGTCCGTCTGAAGCAGGGAAGAAGCATGAGTCATGTTTCAACTGCCATCAGTCGTACATAGAGGAAGTGGACCATTCGTCAGACGATGAGGAGAATTCGGGCCGTTTCATGGCTACAGCCGATGTCGCTAGTGCTTATGCTTTGAATATGAATCAGCTGAACTACAGCCTTATAGCTAGCAAGCAGATGGTTGGGATCTTCATTACCATTTGGGTGCGGAAGGAGCTTGCTCAGTACATTGGACACTTGAGATTATTGTGCATTGGACGTGGAATCATGGGCTGTCTTGGAAACAAGGTGAGGATTTAAACTTAGCCCATTGACCTGGTGGGTCCCATTACTGGATGAGCCATCCATTCCATATCAGAAGATGCGGCCGTCCAATGGAAAGTGGACTAGTACAATCAATGCCTGGATATAATGGAGGGCAATGttcgaatggttaggatcattcgatGGGCGATAATTTTGGGTGTCTCCCATCCGCAGTGGGGCCTATTTATAGTTCATTGGTTCATGCATTTGATCGATGGCGCATTGCATTTCATGACATtggttctctttttctttctttttttgggatGCAGGGGTGTATTGCAGTGAGCATGTCTTTGCATCAAACAACCTTCTGCTTTGTTTGCAGTCACCTGACTTCAGGGGAGAAAGAAGGTGACGAGCTTCGGAGGAATTCGGATGTGATAGAGATACTGAAGAGCACTCAATTCCCGAATATCTGCAAGACGCCCGGCCAAAGAATCCCTGAGAGAATTCTCGAGCACGAGTGAGCATTTCTCACTCTCCATTAGCCCTTCTGTGGCTACTCTCGACGATTGTAGCATCcccacatgccaacatggcacatgtgcACAACATCCAGGCCATTTTTCGTGTGGGCCATGTGTGAATTTCACAAGGACCATTGTTCGATtcctttaaaccatccattttttttggtCTGATTTCTGGTCCTACAAACAAACACAGTGAGGGCCCACACAACAAACAGCAAGGATCGTTTGTTGTTCTGCAATACAAATTCAAATCTATGGACATTATCTTTGTGGATATGATCTAagtttctgttttggtttctggATTTCTTCGTGTTCATCAGCCGAGTAATCTGGTTAGGGGACCTGAACTACCGAATTGCGTTGAGCTACTCAGAGACCAGGAAGCTTCTTGAGGAGAATGACTGGGACACACTTCTAGAGAAGGATCAGGTAAGTAGTCTTGATTGCCATCGACGCTCGAAGGTTGTGATAATTCACAGCTTTTGGGATTTCTGCTCTCAGTAGAACTTCCAAAAATCATGAAGCAAAATTCAATATAGGGATGGAAGAGTTCTTTTTCCAAAACATTACTGAAATGGCCATTAACCAAACAAGCAGGTATTATCTGATTCTCAATGGTGCAGGTGGGGGTCCATCTTTCAGTAATCTAAGATGTTGGTTTCGTGGGCCACATCATGAGATGGTTCATGCCTCAGTATCTTCCCTGCCAGATGATCCTAGCCTTCCAATTTGCATCTCATAAATAGACAAATATAGCCAACGGACCACATTCAGGTGGGAGCTCAGCCCTGCCATTAGGGTCCTCCATGTTTGGACCACcaacatatgggccccacatgtacagttcTGTTCAGAAGACCAAACTGATAATCCAATTTGTGGTTTTTGGGATGTCTACTTTCGATAGAAATTCCAAAAATCTTGAAGCAATACTCTCATGTAGATATGAAAGAACTCTTTCTTTCCAATGCATTCCTGAAGTGACCATGAACCAAACAAGCAGGTATTATATGATTCTCAATGGtactggtggggtccatttttCGGTAATATAAGATGTTGGTCTTGTGGGCCTTATCAtgagatggaccatgccccagtATCTCTCCTGTAAgatgatcctagccgtccaatTGGTGTCTCACAGATAAACAATTATAGTCAATGGACCACATTTACGTGGGGAATCAATCCTACTGTTATGATCATCAAATGAAGGAAGTCATTGACTGAGATCATATTTGGACCACCAAAATATGGGCCCCCAAAATGGTGGAAGTAATTTTTCTCCACTCCTGAAATGGCAATGAACCAACAAGTAGTATTACATAATTCTCAATAATATGGGTGGGGTCCATCTCTAAGTGATCTAAGATGTTGgtcttgtgggccccatcatgagatgGTCCATGTCCCAGTATCTTCCCTGCCAGATGATCTTAGCGATCTAATTGTTGTCTTGCAAGCATACAATTCTAGTCAACAGACTGCGTTTAAGTGGGTGATCGATCCTACTTATTAAGATTGTCAAATGAATGAAGTCAgtgggggcccaccaaaatatggggcccactttacagcATTGATTGAAGATCTTTGTTTTGGATAGCTTAAGATGGAAAGAGAAGCTGGGAGAGTTTTCACAGGATGGAAAGAGGGGAAGATCTACTTTGCTCCAACGTACAAGTACTCCAACAACTCAGACTCATTTGCTGCAACAAGGAAGAAAAGGAGAACTCCAGCATGGTATGTGTGGGCCATatccatttttttcctttatattggatAGCTAATTTACTGTCCAaccagtggataacttccaaacTATTATGTAtacaacatccaacccgtccaaatgattgggcccaccatgagagTTACGTTGTggaaaaatcagcctgatccactcatcacatggaccataactatgtatttattatatcatatGATGTGTCCCATCTGATTAGTGGATGGGTCTGATTTTTACATAGGTGACCATCATGGATTGGCAAAAcatttggatgggttggatgttgcacaGGTATGGTAAATTGGAAATATCTGCTGGTTTGATGGTAACCTATTTTCCTACATTTTGGACATGATGTatagggaatgatcacatgcagTTGAGTTTGTGTGGGCCCATTCTATGTGTGGCTCTGACTTCCAACTATTAAGAGCATTCAAGTTGTGggatccattgtggatggagaatatctttaatatcctaaccatcccaaTAATATCTATCGAATGATGTTTGAAAGTAAAACAGTCAGTTgtccaaatttgaagggaaaaataaaatggTTAATGTTATCTTTAGAGGGCAATTTTTTGCTATTCTCCATTTACAATTGGTTCATtgatttagacggtctggattaccaactACTCCATTTGTACGGTTGAAAAGTCACATCatcttttaaatggtgcaaaactaatatGGGAATCTAACCCTTAAAAGTAATCACCATAGACTATCTGGGAAGAACACCCAACCTAATCAATTTTCTCTTACAAGACCCAAAATAGTGGCCAACTCAGCCAGCTTTACCATAAATTACCATCTATCACCCATTTTTCTCCTCAAGGTGACATTGCCTAAAACATTTGCACTATGAAAATGGGGACCCCAATTAGATCACAAGGGACAAAAATACAACTAGTAATTTGATCATGTGAGGCACACAAATGGCCTTAAAGGACAATCTATGACTTGACTCAAGTACATCTAGGCCACACATCTGATAATTGGGCCAATAGATTTTTGTAGGTGTTTGGTgaaaagaaagatgaaaacaaTTACTGCGTTCTTCCTTTATGATTAACCTCGAATTCACAAGGTAgaaaaaaatctctaaaagagaaattatttttaagaatAATGAAGAAAATTTGATTAAAGTTTGTTTACAATGCCCTTTCACATAGCTTAATGTAAGACCTAACTCATAAATTCATGGCTTTCTTGAAATAGTGATAACTCAAGATTTCTCGATGACTCAAACCAGGACTTTAAGGATGACAGGACTTCTTCAATGCATAAAACACTTTAAAATATAGCAAAAATTATAACTTATTAAGAATAGTACATTTTGACTTAAAACCTAAATTAATCCTAAAATAATTACATTGTTTCCAAAACTGTTCGAGAGTCAATAGCCTTTTGTATTAGCCAGTATATAAAGCTTACAAAGCTTGTCGATCACTTTCCAATAGCATATTTAATGAAACAAATAATTAATCACAAAGTTATAACTATTAAAAGCTATGATGTATGCTAGACCCTTGGATCGAACTTTCTAGATCGATTTCTTTTGATCTTAACCATATATGTTATTGTCATTGACTTTCTCCTACATTAGGCCTCTTCACTTGAAAAAAATAATCCCATCCATGAGTTTAGAATGGTAATATTTCATGGCGATGATCCGTCTTTGTTGTGCATTTAACCTTTGACAAAATCTAATTATAAAGGACTACATGTAGAATTGAAATTTTATGCTAATGATGGGACTTTAGGAAACAATAATAGATTGCAATTATGAATTGCTTTATTTGTTGTTAAGAAGGTATAAGGGTGTTAATCTTCATAGAGCCTAACAAGATGATCATGAAAGTTTTAATCTACTTAGCCATCGGGTCAACATATTCACTGAATCATCGCTCAATTCTATCTATATATTCATCAATTAATGTTTTGAGTCCAATCAAAACTTTTCTAAGCTAACCATGAATACATTTGTTGGTCCATGCATGGATTCATCAATTAATGTGATGATGGATTTGTCAATAGACATTCTTACATTTACATAAGTCCACTCTTCTTCTTTATTAGTGGATTCCACAAGAGGCACTCTTTGATTTATATAAGCGTAtacttttcttctttaaaatCTAATTAGCCAAAAGGCATTGGCCATAAGCTGACTAATTGCAATCTCCTTCGATAATCCTGCATCATTTCTTTTATGAACATAATTCCATAGCTTCAATCAATTGTTTAATTAATTATATAATCTCCTACATTGATCACAATTTTACACACACACTTGAAACATTGTGTTGGAAGCCATCAACTTGAGAAAAGACCCGGCTTTAATCTCAACTAGCATAGCAGGCGTGTGATGGGAAGGGGGAGGGAAGACATCGCTGTCTTCTTCTGTTGTGATGaatctcaaatccatgaggatccctgaatccataagattaataataataataataataataataatttttaaaataatgaatAAAATTATGATTACTGCTTGTTTATAAAATCATTTTATATGACTTATGTAAGACCTAAATACTAAATTTGTAACTTCTAAAATTATAAAGTTTCCTAAAATAGTAAACTAAGGTCTTAACTTACTCAAACCTTTTCTCTTTAtttgaacaagataatcaaacttcttcaacacctaaaatatttttaaaattaaaaaaaaaatttaaataataaattttcactTAAAACTTAAAATTAACTTCTAAAATATCATTGTTGTTGACAACTATTTCAGAACCAGTGCACTTTGGCACATTGGTTAACATGATAAGCTCATCAATTGCTTTCTAGCGAAATATCATTCACACGAAATGCCAATcacaaaatcatggccattgaaGCTATAATGTACGCTGAACCCTTGAATCCAACTTTCTCGCTGGATTATTttcgatcctaaccatccattcaattgTCCTTGACTTTTTCCTACATCAATCACTTAtaaagtgagacacacataatgccCATGACATGTGATTTTCATTGTGGAAACCACCCTCTGCATACTAAAAATTTCTACTTATATAAATAGTATATTGGTGGAAAAAATAAATGTCGTTGTATGAAATCCAGCATACAGTCGTCCACATGTCTTTAGTTctattctctttccttttttccccTGAAAAGGCCAACACATGCTATTTGCATTACTCCACACTTCTAGCAAATGCAAATGCATAATAGCATATATGAGAGAATGAGAAGTGTATAAATGTAGTTTTTTCTATTAAAATTTCAGGTGTGATCGAATACTATGGTATGGGGATGGAATTCAACAGCTATCTTACGTCCGCGGCAACTCAAGGTTTTCCGATCATCGGCCAGTTTGTGCGGTTTTTATCATTGAAGTTGGTTTGCTTGATCAAAGATCAAATAAGGGATTGACTAGATCAAAGATGCCGGTCGAAAATGAACAGCTCACACGCCTTGATGCCCACCGGATCTTACCACTCAACAATCATTACCTGGCTTTAAAAAGCATGTAAGTAATTGGCCCATTAAAAATGGGAAATAGACCCAAAATAATAGTGATTGTAACATCCCAATCATTCATTTCATGGCCATGGAATGTGGATGTttataaataaaatgatattggttgtccacattcaacttttaaaaaaaaaaaaaaatcagaagttGAAGTTTTTctgatcaatggtgggc of the Magnolia sinica isolate HGM2019 chromosome 7, MsV1, whole genome shotgun sequence genome contains:
- the LOC131251111 gene encoding type I inositol polyphosphate 5-phosphatase 10-like isoform X3 → MVFYALMIHQTFTFWVRFQEIVPLNAGNVLVMEDNEPAARWLSLINQTLNKSHSIKDPNSSNIPSNYTASFSSQASSTRPLLSNKELKRSSGLQFFHKPSLKTVSQNFRTVEGRQLKTCNCPSEAGKKHESCFNCHQSYIEEVDHSSDDEENSGRFMATADVASAYALNMNQLNYSLIASKQMVGIFITIWVRKELAQYIGHLRLLCIGRGIMGCLGNKGCIAVSMSLHQTTFCFVCSHLTSGEKEGDELRRNSDVIEILKSTQFPNICKTPGQRIPERILEHDRVIWLGDLNYRIALSYSETRKLLEENDWDTLLEKDQLKMEREAGRVFTGWKEGKIYFAPTYKYSNNSDSFAATRKKRRTPAWCDRILWYGDGIQQLSYVRGNSRFSDHRPVCAVFIIEVGLLDQRSNKGLTRSKMPVENEQLTRLDAHRILPLNNHYLALKSMY
- the LOC131251111 gene encoding type I inositol polyphosphate 5-phosphatase 10-like isoform X1, with the translated sequence MLNIIRTKDFRIFVATWNVGGKSPHNGLNLDGFLCIDDPSDVYILGFQEIVPLNAGNVLVMEDNEPAARWLSLINQTLNKSHSIKDPNSSNIPSNYTASFSSQASSTRPLLSNKELKRSSGLQFFHKPSLKTVSQNFRTVEGRQLKTCNCPSEAGKKHESCFNCHQSYIEEVDHSSDDEENSGRFMATADVASAYALNMNQLNYSLIASKQMVGIFITIWVRKELAQYIGHLRLLCIGRGIMGCLGNKGCIAVSMSLHQTTFCFVCSHLTSGEKEGDELRRNSDVIEILKSTQFPNICKTPGQRIPERILEHDRVIWLGDLNYRIALSYSETRKLLEENDWDTLLEKDQLKMEREAGRVFTGWKEGKIYFAPTYKYSNNSDSFAATRKKRRTPAWCDRILWYGDGIQQLSYVRGNSRFSDHRPVCAVFIIEVGLLDQRSNKGLTRSKMPVENEQLTRLDAHRILPLNNHYLALKSMY
- the LOC131251111 gene encoding type I inositol polyphosphate 5-phosphatase 10-like isoform X2, whose amino-acid sequence is MLNIIRTKDFRIFVATWNVGGKSPHNGLNLDGFLCIDDPSDVYILGFQEIVPLNAGNVLVMEDNEPAARWLSLINQTLNKSHSIKDPNSSNIPSNYTASFSSQASSTRPLLSNKELKRSSGLQFFHKPSLKTVSQNFRTVEGRQLKTCNCPSEAGKKHESCFNCHQSYIEEVDHSSDDEENSGRFMATADVASAYALNMNQLNYSLIASKQMVGIFITIWVRKELAQYIGHLRLLCIGRGIMGCLGNKGCIAVSMSLHQTTFCFVCSHLTSGEKEGDELRRNSDVIEILKSTQFPNICKTPGQRIPERILEHDRVIWLGDLNYRIALSYSETRKLLEENDWDTLLEKDQLKMEREAGRVFTGWKEGKIYFAPTYKYSNNSDSFAATRKKRRTPAWCDRILWYGDGIQQLSYVRGNSRFSDHRPVCAVFIIEVGLLDQRSNKGLTRSKMPVENEQLTRLDAHRILPLNNHYLALKSM